One window of Erinaceus europaeus chromosome 6, mEriEur2.1, whole genome shotgun sequence genomic DNA carries:
- the MAP1LC3C gene encoding microtubule-associated proteins 1A/1B light chain 3C, with the protein MQSPQKSPSLRPFKQRKSLATRKEEVAGIQAKFPGKIPVIVERYPREKVLPSMDKIKFLVPQELTMTQFLSVIRSRLVLGATEAFYLLVNNKSLASTSVTMAEVYRDYKDEDGFVYMTYASQEMFGWWESAESEDGSSLGQGQTLPFYLLRVKKNSASDEEHPMLAEKLVSSGV; encoded by the exons ATGCAGTCTCCACAGAAAAGCCCAAGCCTCAGACCTTTCAAGCAAAGGAAGAGCTTAG CAACCAGGAAAGAAGAAGTTGCTGGAATCCAGGCCAAATTCCCTGGCAAGATCCCG GTGATAGTGGAGCGCTACCCAAGGGAAAAGGTTCTGCCCTCAATGGACAAGATCAAATTCCTGGTCCCTCAGGAGCTGACCATGACCCAATTCCTCAGTGTCATCCG GAGCCGCTTGGTCCTAGGAGCCACTGAAGCCTTTTACTTGCTGGTGAACAATAAGAGTCTGGCCAGTACCAGTGTGACCATGGCAGAGGTCTACAGGGACTACAAAGACGAGGATGGCTTCGTGTACATGACCTATGCCTCCCAAGAGATGTTTGGCTGGTGGGAGTCTGCAGAATCTGAGGATGGGAGCAGCCTGGGTCAGGGGCAGACCCTGCCGTTCTATCTACTGAGGGTCAAGAAGAACTCGGCCTCTGATGAGGAGCATCCTATGCTGGCTGAGAAACTGGTTTCTTCCGGAGTGTGA